Proteins co-encoded in one Spirosoma endbachense genomic window:
- a CDS encoding alkaline phosphatase D family protein encodes MYNIRHILLLILFVNPLLTDAQSAKVTPAGSKLQAGPMVGYSDMREVMLWAQTKEPARVQVRYHEAGKPTPVYLTSEIQTSRQTAFTAHLLADQVEPGKKYEYELLIGGRKVSLPYRTQFQTQSLWQWRTDPPAFRFGVGSCTYVNEEGTDRPGKPYGGGYEIFTALTAQKPDFMIWTGDNTYTREVDWNSRSGVLRRYTHTRSLPEMQPLLASTHNYAVWDDHDYGPNDADRSYWLKPVTLEAFKLFWTNPNFVFPEGCAGTFFWNDCQFFLLDDRTFRAPNEKPDGPEKAYFGDKQIQWLVDALTFSKASFKFIITGGQIINPTAAFENYAIYGTERDRLLKAITEAKIPGVLFITGDRHHSILHKLDRSGTYPLYDLTISPLTSSVAQPRADELKQPTYVDGTLVAERNFGLLSVGGPLNDRVLTIKVHDQKGAERWSRDIRASELK; translated from the coding sequence ATGTACAATATTCGACACATACTCTTGTTGATACTGTTTGTCAACCCGTTGCTTACAGACGCACAATCGGCAAAAGTAACCCCTGCCGGTAGTAAACTCCAGGCAGGCCCGATGGTGGGTTATTCTGATATGCGGGAGGTCATGTTATGGGCTCAAACCAAAGAGCCAGCCCGTGTTCAGGTTCGCTATCATGAAGCTGGCAAACCCACGCCTGTTTACCTGACGAGTGAAATTCAGACCTCCCGGCAAACGGCTTTTACAGCCCACCTGCTCGCCGATCAGGTGGAACCCGGCAAAAAGTACGAGTACGAGCTGTTAATCGGGGGCAGAAAGGTGAGCCTGCCCTACCGGACCCAGTTTCAAACCCAAAGCCTGTGGCAGTGGCGGACGGACCCACCGGCTTTCCGTTTCGGCGTAGGAAGCTGCACCTACGTCAACGAGGAGGGCACTGACCGGCCCGGTAAACCCTATGGTGGAGGCTACGAGATTTTTACGGCACTAACGGCTCAGAAACCTGATTTTATGATCTGGACAGGCGATAACACCTATACGCGGGAGGTAGACTGGAACAGTCGATCGGGCGTATTACGTCGCTATACCCACACCCGATCATTACCCGAAATGCAGCCTCTGCTGGCTTCAACGCACAATTATGCCGTCTGGGATGATCACGATTATGGCCCTAATGATGCCGATCGCTCTTATTGGCTCAAACCCGTTACGCTTGAAGCATTCAAATTATTCTGGACAAATCCGAATTTTGTTTTTCCGGAAGGATGTGCCGGTACATTTTTCTGGAACGATTGCCAGTTCTTTTTACTGGATGACCGCACGTTTCGTGCCCCAAATGAGAAACCCGATGGACCGGAGAAAGCCTATTTTGGTGACAAACAGATTCAATGGCTCGTCGATGCGCTGACGTTTAGTAAGGCCTCTTTTAAGTTTATCATAACGGGCGGACAAATTATTAATCCAACGGCTGCCTTCGAGAATTACGCGATCTATGGCACCGAACGAGACCGATTGCTTAAAGCGATCACGGAGGCCAAAATTCCGGGGGTCCTGTTCATAACCGGTGATCGTCACCATTCAATTCTTCACAAACTGGATCGTTCGGGCACTTACCCGCTTTACGATCTAACGATTTCACCACTCACGTCCTCAGTTGCACAACCCCGCGCTGATGAGCTGAAACAGCCGACCTATGTAGACGGAACGTTGGTAGCAGAGCGCAATTTCGGATTGCTGAGTGTAGGCGGTCCGCTCAATGATCGGGTTCTGACAATTAAAGTCCATGATCAGAAAGGAGCTGAACGCTGGAGCCGGGATATTCGGGCCAGTGAATTGAAATGA
- a CDS encoding 6-phosphogluconolactonase: protein MNLKKFSDYNTLSQHTAEYIAGIINKKPDALLCLASGDTPIETYHRFVALVKAGKVDISQCTFVGLDEWVGFGPDDVGSCSYYVYRDLFNPLNLRPEQVHVFDAKASDLASECKRIDAVIRSKGGLDLLLVGMGMNGHIALNEPGTPFNLGCHVVELAESTKTVGQKYFETETTLTQGITIGLRHLAEARNVVLLVSGEKKAPMLRQALTGPITEQIPASIIQTRPNARVLVDEAAGSLLI from the coding sequence ATGAACCTTAAAAAGTTTTCTGATTACAACACACTTTCGCAGCATACGGCTGAGTATATCGCAGGCATTATTAACAAAAAGCCGGATGCTTTGCTTTGCCTGGCATCGGGCGATACGCCAATTGAAACCTATCATCGATTTGTGGCGCTGGTAAAAGCCGGAAAGGTTGATATTAGCCAGTGCACGTTTGTTGGGCTGGATGAGTGGGTAGGTTTCGGTCCCGACGATGTAGGGAGCTGTTCGTATTACGTCTATCGGGATTTGTTTAATCCACTCAATCTTCGCCCGGAGCAGGTTCATGTTTTCGACGCTAAGGCAAGCGATCTAGCCAGCGAATGTAAACGAATCGATGCGGTTATTCGGTCGAAAGGCGGGTTAGATCTCTTGCTGGTTGGGATGGGCATGAACGGTCATATTGCCCTGAATGAGCCTGGTACACCCTTCAACCTGGGTTGCCATGTTGTTGAACTGGCCGAAAGTACCAAAACCGTTGGCCAGAAGTATTTCGAAACGGAAACTACCTTAACCCAGGGTATTACCATCGGGTTACGTCATCTGGCAGAAGCGCGGAATGTGGTGCTTCTGGTTAGTGGTGAGAAAAAAGCACCGATGCTGCGTCAGGCACTGACCGGGCCTATTACCGAACAGATCCCGGCCAGCATTATCCAAACGCGTCCTAATGCACGTGTTCTGGTCGATGAAGCCGCTGGAAGCTTGCTTATTTGA
- a CDS encoding amidohydrolase — protein MANLYFLSPQVRYCLIICCVLFGLRSTAQPSDALLVKVRQLAYTDSARLVSMYKDLHTHPELGFMETRTADIVSEELKSLGYEVYSGVGKTGVVGILKNGDGPTVMFRADMDALPVKETTELPYASTATVKLPDGNEVPTMHACGHDAHITWLLGIAKLMKTLQQDWKGTLVLVAQPAEEPIMGARAMREDPVFIKNVPLPDYLLAMHTGPFPTGMVMNLPGTRMAGTDQLDVTFRGIGGHGSAPQTTKDPIIMASEAILQYQTIISRSNDPQTPAVLTVGSVQAGQDNNVIPASALVKINFRWLKPETRKMLYDGVSRIDSGIAVSNGLPMGLYPIMKKKGYSFPVVNDSALVRKVNATLEKVVKKGSLISAGLPTAMGSEDFHHLVLDNKKSVYDFIFVGTAPLDKVIAARKEGKQTPFANHNGNYMVDLAGIPWGVQIGTDALLGVLKLK, from the coding sequence ATGGCGAATCTATATTTCCTCTCTCCGCAGGTCAGGTATTGTCTTATTATCTGTTGTGTTCTTTTCGGATTAAGATCTACTGCTCAACCGTCCGATGCGCTCCTTGTCAAAGTACGTCAGCTAGCCTATACCGACTCTGCCCGGCTGGTGTCCATGTATAAAGACCTCCACACCCATCCGGAACTGGGCTTTATGGAAACCAGAACGGCCGATATTGTCAGCGAAGAGCTTAAAAGCTTAGGCTATGAGGTCTATTCAGGGGTTGGCAAAACGGGTGTTGTTGGCATTCTGAAAAATGGCGATGGGCCAACGGTTATGTTTCGAGCCGATATGGATGCGCTACCGGTTAAAGAAACAACGGAGCTACCCTATGCCAGCACCGCAACCGTAAAACTGCCGGATGGAAATGAGGTGCCAACGATGCACGCCTGTGGACACGATGCGCACATTACCTGGCTGTTGGGCATCGCAAAACTCATGAAAACGCTCCAGCAGGATTGGAAAGGAACCCTGGTACTGGTCGCTCAACCGGCCGAAGAACCAATAATGGGCGCCAGAGCCATGAGGGAAGACCCCGTTTTTATCAAAAATGTACCCCTGCCCGACTATCTGTTAGCCATGCACACAGGCCCATTTCCAACCGGTATGGTCATGAATCTTCCGGGCACCCGGATGGCAGGCACCGATCAGCTCGACGTTACATTTCGGGGTATTGGTGGACATGGCTCTGCCCCACAAACAACTAAGGACCCGATCATTATGGCCAGCGAGGCCATCCTGCAATATCAGACGATAATTAGCCGTAGCAATGATCCGCAAACACCGGCGGTGCTTACCGTTGGCTCCGTTCAGGCTGGTCAGGACAATAACGTAATACCGGCTTCGGCACTGGTGAAAATAAACTTTAGATGGCTTAAACCCGAAACCCGAAAAATGCTGTACGATGGTGTCAGCCGAATTGATAGCGGTATAGCCGTCAGCAATGGGCTGCCAATGGGTCTTTATCCAATCATGAAGAAAAAGGGCTATTCGTTTCCAGTCGTTAATGATTCAGCGCTCGTCAGGAAAGTGAATGCGACGCTGGAAAAAGTAGTAAAGAAGGGGAGTCTGATTTCGGCTGGTTTACCCACAGCCATGGGGTCAGAAGATTTCCATCATCTTGTTCTGGACAATAAGAAATCTGTTTATGATTTTATATTCGTCGGAACAGCCCCACTAGACAAGGTTATAGCCGCCAGAAAAGAAGGCAAACAAACCCCATTCGCCAACCATAATGGGAATTACATGGTCGATCTGGCGGGCATACCCTGGGGTGTTCAGATTGGTACAGACGCTTTACTGGGTGTGCTCAAGCTGAAGTAG
- a CDS encoding NCS2 family permease, producing the protein MFQQYTSTTSRRTEVLAGISTFLATMYIIVVNPSILSQAGLPFSGVLTATVLLSFFCSLMMGLYARNPIVVAPGMGLNAFFTFTAVKGMGIRPEVALGAVFWAGILFLLLSVLNVRSAIVRIIPLPIRYAVSAGIGLFITLIGLENARFIVANPATLVSAAHLTDPILLTFVFGLLLTSILVVRDVPGAIIIGIILTTLAAWPIGRYWGDASAINVGQKTLVNSQGIWAAPDFSLIGKLDLTNSLTWALWPVIFAFAFTDLFDSLSTFVGVAEAGGLQDADGQPRNLNRSLLTDAVSTTLAGLLGTSPGTAYIESAVGIAQGGRTGLTAIVAGCCFLPFLFLSPLLSIIPSIATAPALVLVGAFMMKPVTRINWGQLDDALPAFLALVLIPFSYSITQGLIWGFLSWTVIKVAVGKSREIPIGLWIVDVFCVLALFSA; encoded by the coding sequence ATGTTTCAACAATATACGTCCACTACGTCCCGCCGTACTGAAGTCCTTGCCGGTATTTCAACCTTTCTGGCAACGATGTACATCATCGTTGTTAACCCGTCAATTTTGAGTCAGGCTGGTTTGCCATTCAGTGGTGTATTGACGGCAACGGTTTTGTTGTCCTTCTTTTGCAGTCTGATGATGGGGCTCTATGCCCGCAATCCAATTGTGGTTGCACCGGGCATGGGGTTAAATGCTTTTTTTACATTCACGGCCGTTAAAGGAATGGGCATTCGGCCTGAAGTGGCACTGGGAGCCGTGTTTTGGGCCGGTATTTTGTTTTTGCTGTTATCGGTGCTGAATGTGCGTTCGGCCATTGTCCGTATCATTCCACTGCCTATTCGTTACGCTGTTTCTGCCGGAATCGGTCTGTTTATTACGCTGATCGGCCTCGAGAATGCCCGATTTATTGTCGCCAATCCGGCAACACTGGTCAGTGCTGCTCACCTGACCGATCCTATCCTATTGACCTTTGTTTTTGGCTTGCTGTTAACCAGTATTCTGGTTGTGCGCGATGTGCCAGGAGCGATCATTATCGGGATTATTCTGACCACATTGGCTGCCTGGCCCATTGGTCGGTATTGGGGCGATGCATCGGCTATTAACGTTGGCCAGAAAACGCTGGTCAATAGTCAGGGCATATGGGCCGCGCCCGATTTCTCATTAATTGGTAAGCTGGATCTGACCAACTCGCTGACATGGGCGCTATGGCCCGTGATTTTTGCCTTTGCCTTTACCGATCTGTTCGACAGTCTCTCTACGTTTGTAGGCGTTGCTGAAGCAGGTGGTTTGCAGGACGCCGATGGCCAGCCCAGGAATCTGAATCGTTCATTGCTGACCGATGCCGTTTCAACAACGCTGGCAGGCTTGCTGGGGACTAGTCCTGGTACCGCCTATATTGAATCGGCGGTCGGCATTGCGCAGGGTGGGCGTACAGGCCTTACCGCTATCGTTGCGGGCTGTTGCTTTCTGCCTTTTCTGTTTCTGTCGCCGTTGTTATCGATTATTCCGTCCATTGCAACGGCTCCCGCTCTGGTATTGGTTGGGGCTTTCATGATGAAGCCCGTTACACGAATCAACTGGGGCCAATTAGACGATGCACTGCCTGCTTTTCTGGCACTCGTGCTGATTCCGTTCAGCTATTCGATTACTCAGGGCCTAATCTGGGGATTTCTGTCGTGGACAGTCATTAAAGTGGCAGTCGGGAAGAGTCGGGAGATACCCATTGGCCTGTGGATAGTCGATGTGTTTTGTGTGTTAGCCTTATTCTCGGCATAA
- a CDS encoding BrxA/BrxB family bacilliredoxin — translation MYPPHLLVPMREDLTSVGFQELTTADDVVNTMENAEGTMLVVVNSVCGCAAGAARPGVKAALTASAVKPDKMVTVFAGGDLEATAKMREYLLPYPPSSPAIGIFKDGDLVHFIERHHIEGRSAQMISQHLEMALEEFCTPANA, via the coding sequence ATGTATCCTCCTCATTTGCTTGTCCCGATGCGGGAAGACCTGACGAGCGTCGGGTTTCAGGAACTGACCACCGCCGACGACGTGGTGAACACGATGGAAAATGCTGAAGGCACGATGCTTGTCGTTGTCAATTCGGTTTGTGGTTGCGCTGCGGGTGCGGCCCGTCCGGGCGTAAAGGCAGCCTTAACGGCCAGTGCTGTTAAGCCCGACAAAATGGTGACGGTATTTGCCGGTGGCGATCTGGAAGCTACGGCCAAGATGCGGGAGTACCTACTTCCTTATCCACCATCATCGCCAGCCATCGGTATTTTTAAAGATGGCGATCTGGTACATTTCATCGAGCGGCACCATATCGAAGGGCGTTCGGCGCAAATGATTTCCCAACACCTCGAAATGGCACTGGAAGAGTTTTGTACGCCAGCCAACGCATAA
- a CDS encoding DUF59 domain-containing protein, producing the protein MTDEELKEQVVLALKGVYDPEIPVDVYELGLIYDIKIFPVNNVYILMTLTSPSCPSAGSIPAEIEEKVRAIDGVNDVSVELTFDPPYSTELMSEVAKLELGFM; encoded by the coding sequence ATGACAGACGAAGAACTAAAAGAACAAGTCGTACTAGCGCTAAAAGGCGTATATGATCCCGAAATTCCGGTGGATGTGTACGAGCTGGGGCTGATTTACGACATTAAAATATTCCCGGTCAATAACGTCTATATTTTGATGACGCTGACCTCACCGTCCTGCCCATCAGCAGGGTCAATTCCGGCGGAGATCGAAGAGAAGGTGCGAGCTATTGATGGAGTTAACGACGTAAGCGTTGAGCTAACGTTCGATCCCCCCTACTCCACCGAACTGATGTCGGAAGTAGCCAAACTTGAATTAGGATTTATGTAA
- a CDS encoding SufE family protein encodes MTINEKQDEIIEEFDLFEDQLDKTQYIIDLGKKLPPMPETSKTDENRIMGCQSKVWVDAEFKDDRLYFNGDSERTAQISKGLVSLLIRVLSGEKPEDIAKADLYFIPRVGMGNLITSLRAGGLASMIERMKAYGRAYTSQVAQAD; translated from the coding sequence ATGACCATTAACGAGAAACAGGACGAAATTATCGAAGAATTCGACTTGTTCGAGGATCAGCTCGACAAGACGCAATACATCATAGATCTGGGCAAAAAACTGCCTCCCATGCCCGAAACCAGTAAAACGGACGAAAACCGTATTATGGGCTGTCAGTCAAAAGTGTGGGTCGATGCGGAGTTTAAAGACGACCGACTCTACTTCAACGGTGATAGCGAACGAACGGCACAAATTTCAAAAGGGCTGGTTAGTTTGCTGATTCGGGTGCTGTCGGGCGAAAAACCCGAAGATATTGCCAAAGCTGATCTGTATTTCATCCCACGAGTTGGTATGGGTAACCTGATTACCTCACTTCGGGCGGGCGGATTGGCCTCAATGATTGAACGTATGAAAGCCTACGGCCGCGCTTACACCAGCCAGGTCGCTCAGGCAGACTAA
- a CDS encoding type II toxin-antitoxin system RelE/ParE family toxin, with protein MDTGAPIIWTDEAKEDLRDVLHYLSRSPLAYVDNWSNELTKKLSLLESFPEMGRKVPEKELSHLREILVGNYRLLYIPTRYDNNYWR; from the coding sequence ATGGATACAGGCGCACCGATAATATGGACAGACGAAGCCAAAGAAGATTTACGTGATGTTCTCCATTATCTTTCACGCTCTCCGCTAGCTTACGTTGACAACTGGTCGAATGAACTGACTAAAAAGCTAAGTTTACTGGAATCATTTCCGGAAATGGGCCGCAAAGTTCCAGAAAAAGAACTTAGTCATCTTAGGGAAATATTAGTAGGGAATTATCGCTTGCTATATATACCTACACGATATGATAACAATTATTGGCGTTAG
- a CDS encoding cysteine desulfurase — MQSALESTLDIQKIRQDFPILDQEVNGRPLVYFDNAATNQKPLPVIHALTRYYEGYNANIHRGIHHLAEQATAAFEASRRAVQAFLNAKHWQEIIFTYGTTDGINLVAQTYGRRFLKEGDEIIISTMEHHSNIVPWQMLCEEKGCVLKVIPVDDNGELLIDEYEKLLSEKTKFVSCVHVSNSLGTINPVKTIIDKAHAVGAVVLIDGAQASSHLELDVQALDADFYVLSAHKLYGPTGMGVLYGKKDILDAMPPYRGGGEMIKEVTFAKTTYNDLPYKFEAGTPNIADVIAVKTALEYMAGLGKENIAAHENDLLQYATEQLSELNGLRIIGQAKHKIGVISFVLDGIHHQDTGVILDQQGIAVRTGHHCTQPLMQRFGIAGTTRASFAVYNTREEVDRLVQGLHRVQKMML, encoded by the coding sequence ATGCAGTCGGCTTTAGAAAGTACCCTCGATATACAAAAAATTCGTCAGGACTTCCCCATACTTGATCAGGAAGTAAACGGGCGTCCATTGGTCTATTTCGACAATGCAGCTACGAATCAAAAGCCGCTTCCAGTCATTCATGCCTTAACCCGCTATTATGAAGGCTACAACGCTAACATTCACCGGGGTATTCACCACCTGGCCGAGCAGGCAACAGCGGCATTTGAAGCATCTCGCCGGGCTGTCCAGGCGTTTTTGAATGCAAAACACTGGCAGGAAATCATCTTTACCTACGGCACTACTGACGGAATTAACCTGGTTGCTCAGACGTATGGCCGTCGGTTTTTGAAAGAGGGCGATGAGATCATTATCTCGACCATGGAACACCATTCCAACATTGTTCCCTGGCAAATGCTGTGCGAAGAAAAGGGGTGCGTTCTTAAAGTTATCCCCGTTGATGACAATGGCGAATTGCTGATCGACGAGTACGAAAAGCTTTTGTCGGAGAAAACAAAATTTGTTTCCTGCGTTCACGTCTCGAATTCGCTCGGAACGATCAATCCGGTCAAGACCATCATTGATAAAGCGCACGCTGTTGGAGCGGTTGTCCTGATCGATGGGGCACAGGCAAGCTCGCACCTTGAGCTGGATGTACAGGCGCTGGACGCTGATTTTTATGTTCTTTCTGCCCATAAATTATATGGCCCAACAGGTATGGGTGTCCTGTATGGTAAAAAAGATATTCTCGACGCCATGCCGCCTTACCGGGGCGGGGGCGAGATGATCAAGGAAGTCACGTTTGCCAAAACGACCTATAACGACCTGCCGTATAAATTCGAGGCTGGTACACCCAATATTGCCGATGTGATCGCGGTTAAAACGGCGCTGGAATATATGGCTGGCTTAGGTAAAGAAAACATTGCCGCCCACGAAAACGACCTGCTTCAGTACGCTACAGAACAATTGAGCGAGCTGAACGGTCTACGCATTATCGGTCAGGCAAAGCACAAAATCGGTGTCATTTCGTTTGTGCTCGATGGTATTCATCATCAGGATACGGGCGTCATTCTGGATCAGCAGGGTATAGCTGTCCGGACGGGTCATCACTGCACCCAACCGCTGATGCAACGTTTCGGAATAGCAGGAACTACGCGGGCGTCATTTGCGGTTTATAACACCAGAGAAGAGGTTGATCGGCTTGTGCAGGGTTTGCATCGGGTGCAGAAAATGATGCTTTGA
- a CDS encoding DUF4870 domain-containing protein, with the protein MENQPSTPPLSPAPVPLSESDARMWAMFTHLSALPGSFVLIGSIVLPLVIWQIQKEKSAFVDFHGKEAVNFNITIAIAACLSFLLMLILIGVFLIWVVGVVWLVFTVIAAVKANNGEYYRYPLTIRFIK; encoded by the coding sequence ATGGAGAATCAGCCATCAACTCCGCCTTTATCACCCGCTCCCGTACCCCTTAGCGAGTCTGATGCTCGTATGTGGGCGATGTTCACTCACTTAAGCGCCCTACCCGGCTCATTTGTGCTGATTGGTAGTATTGTGCTCCCGTTAGTCATCTGGCAGATTCAGAAAGAAAAGTCTGCATTTGTGGACTTTCATGGCAAAGAAGCGGTAAACTTCAACATCACAATAGCAATTGCGGCCTGTTTATCGTTTCTATTGATGCTCATTTTAATTGGTGTGTTTCTTATTTGGGTAGTGGGAGTCGTGTGGCTTGTTTTCACCGTTATTGCCGCTGTTAAAGCGAATAACGGCGAATATTACCGGTATCCACTGACCATTCGGTTTATTAAATAA